The following proteins are co-located in the Carassius auratus strain Wakin unplaced genomic scaffold, ASM336829v1 scaf_tig00214714_1_2670353, whole genome shotgun sequence genome:
- the LOC113092812 gene encoding transmembrane protein 204-like, whose product MAARRLVAVASAVALLSLVLNNIATFSSSWVLQALEDGRRRSVGLWRVCTHEDTHTHEPTVCQRLSWGSELAGYQESRSTVKLQFDMMRACNLMATVALTVGQLIFLFGLLEITHITQDSQWWEEAIAALFQLASFVLVIGLVTFYRIGPYTHLSHACYANIAACLFATLAAAMLIWNILHRRDDCMSPSVIVISRSLTTPFRPRLDNDYVESPC is encoded by the exons ATGGCCGCGCGCAGGCTGGTGGCAGTGGCCTCGGCGGTGGCCCTGCTGTCTCTGGTGCTTAACAACATTGCCACGTTCAGCTCCAGCTGGGTGCTGCAGGCGCTGGAGGACGGACGGCGGAGGAGCGTGGGGCTCTGGAGAGTGTGTACGCACgaggacacacacactcacgagCCCACAGTCTGCCAGAGACTCAGCTGGGGGTCGGAGCTCGCAGGGTATCAGGAGTCACGCAGCACTGTCAAAC TTCAGTTTGACATGATGCGGGCATGTAACCTGATGGCTACGGTGGCTCTGACCGTGGGTCAGCTAATCTTCCTGTTTGGGTTACTGGAGATAACCCACATTACCCAGGATTCTCAGTGGTGGGAGGAAGCCATCGCTGCCCTGTTCCAGTTAGCCA GTTTTGTGCTGGTGATCGGTCTGGTGACGTTCTACAGGATCGGCCCCTACACTCACCTGTCACACGCCTGCTATGCTAACATCGCTGCTTGCCTGTTTGCCACGCTAGCGGCCGCCATGCTAATCTGGAATATTCTGCATCGGCGTGATGACTGCATGTCTCCGTCGGTCATCGTCATCAGCCGATCTCTGACCACACCCTTCAGGCCGCGTCTAGACAATGACTACGTAGAGTCACcatgctga